One stretch of Geoalkalibacter ferrihydriticus DSM 17813 DNA includes these proteins:
- a CDS encoding MoaD/ThiS family protein: protein MENNSAKESTLVTVRMFGVLHSLRRSRGLATTVELELPPEGRTAREIALDLELPLDRIEAVFCNHRTYELDHRVHPGDRVAFVPPGVPGPHRFFLGIHQAGQKTRAEEER, encoded by the coding sequence ATGGAAAATAACTCGGCAAAAGAGTCCACTCTGGTCACCGTTCGCATGTTTGGCGTTCTGCACAGCCTGCGCCGCAGCCGGGGGCTTGCGACAACCGTTGAGCTTGAACTGCCGCCGGAAGGTCGAACGGCGCGTGAGATCGCCCTGGATCTGGAGTTGCCCCTGGATCGCATCGAGGCGGTTTTCTGCAACCATCGGACTTACGAGTTGGACCACCGCGTTCATCCGGGCGACCGCGTTGCCTTTGTGCCGCCGGGCGTACCCGGCCCCCACCGGTTTTTTCTCGGGATTCACCAGGCCGGGCAGAAAACGCGGGCCGAAGAGGAGCGCTAG
- a CDS encoding DUF2750 domain-containing protein yields MSIEYLGEKVFLQESKDAAQVWVLRGTHKNIYAMELDKTGFSLPVWSSEEKAADFVKNARPIGQKYKPEAVPLGVFSQTWLSDQSMAIAELQINPDGKSTRVLVITKEEFWSIQA; encoded by the coding sequence ATGAGCATTGAATACCTCGGCGAAAAGGTATTTCTGCAAGAAAGCAAAGACGCCGCACAGGTCTGGGTGCTCAGGGGCACCCACAAGAACATTTACGCCATGGAGTTGGACAAGACGGGTTTTTCTTTGCCGGTCTGGTCAAGCGAGGAGAAAGCCGCCGACTTTGTGAAAAACGCCAGACCCATTGGACAGAAATATAAACCCGAGGCGGTTCCCCTGGGAGTTTTCTCCCAGACGTGGTTGTCGGACCAGAGCATGGCGATTGCCGAACTGCAAATCAACCCGGACGGCAAATCGACCCGGGTGCTGGTCATCACCAAGGAGGAATTCTGGTCCATCCAGGCCTAG
- a CDS encoding PAS domain-containing sensor histidine kinase: MNKHQEIPTQQTTAEAQIEELRCRLERLEASRDRYAQLYDQAPVGYFTLDDAGGIRLANRLGAKFLGVESSALIGRNFSQFVAADARLAFAEFLRRVFADQSKQTCRLRLAQPSPNPLYVRIEALASEAGGECLAVLVDISEKQRAEQALAESEYNLAKAQSMTHVGSWSFDPESGEVQASAELLRILHLRPEETTQEAFARVVHPEDYDSVMEHLRLGVEQGKTYEIEHRLLFDDGGLRWVYSIVEPALNIAGKVIKLYGTTQDITQRKQAEVDLRNKTNELQTIFDSIGDGISVYDHDGRIQHHNLISPRIFPQETLPGKSCQDIFHPESAAESHDCPVERALQGERVDTCLVSANEGQPTRYLDITATPIRDTLGEKNRALVFFRDVSEKRLQEMHLIQTEKMSSIGVLATGIAHEINNPLTSVAGCAEALLRRFRDEPILKEDVRLDVFPHYLEVIVRESYRCKDIIDHLLSFSRKSDGTTVKVDINRVLREVIELLRYQPGYQKIQVITDLRGDLPRISGDPSGLRQVCMNLLVNAHQAIAEQGRVEVRTSREDDTRIAVVISDTGSGMEPQIREKIWEPFFTTKEVGQGVGLGLALTYNIIKRHGGEIRLESRVGAGSQFTVLLPIGREEQL; the protein is encoded by the coding sequence TTGAACAAACACCAGGAAATTCCAACCCAACAGACCACTGCGGAGGCTCAAATCGAAGAACTGCGCTGCCGCCTTGAACGCCTCGAGGCCTCGCGCGACAGATATGCCCAGCTCTACGATCAAGCCCCCGTGGGGTATTTCACTTTGGACGACGCAGGCGGGATTCGCTTGGCGAACCGGCTGGGCGCCAAGTTTCTGGGGGTCGAATCCAGCGCACTGATTGGGCGCAATTTCTCGCAGTTCGTCGCCGCTGACGCCCGCCTGGCTTTCGCAGAATTCCTGCGCCGGGTCTTTGCCGATCAGAGTAAGCAGACCTGCCGGCTGCGGCTTGCACAGCCAAGCCCCAACCCGCTGTATGTGCGTATCGAGGCTCTGGCGAGCGAAGCCGGCGGCGAGTGCCTCGCTGTGCTGGTGGATATCAGCGAGAAACAACGCGCGGAACAAGCGCTGGCGGAGAGTGAATACAATCTGGCCAAGGCCCAGAGCATGACCCATGTGGGCTCCTGGAGCTTTGATCCGGAATCCGGGGAGGTTCAAGCCTCGGCCGAGCTGTTGCGTATTTTGCACCTGCGGCCTGAAGAAACCACCCAGGAAGCCTTTGCCCGGGTGGTGCACCCCGAAGACTACGACAGCGTCATGGAACACCTGCGGTTGGGGGTCGAGCAAGGCAAAACCTATGAGATCGAACATCGCCTGCTTTTTGACGACGGTGGCTTGCGCTGGGTCTATTCCATCGTCGAACCTGCCCTCAACATTGCGGGTAAGGTTATCAAACTCTACGGAACCACCCAGGACATCACCCAGCGCAAACAGGCCGAGGTCGACTTGCGCAACAAAACAAACGAACTGCAAACCATTTTTGATTCCATAGGCGACGGTATCTCGGTTTACGACCATGACGGCCGGATCCAGCATCACAACCTGATCAGTCCGCGGATTTTTCCTCAGGAGACCCTGCCGGGCAAGTCCTGCCAGGACATCTTTCATCCCGAATCCGCTGCCGAATCGCACGACTGCCCCGTCGAAAGGGCGCTCCAGGGCGAGCGGGTGGATACATGCCTGGTCAGCGCAAACGAGGGGCAGCCAACCCGTTATCTAGACATCACCGCAACCCCGATCCGCGACACCCTCGGCGAGAAGAACCGCGCCCTGGTTTTCTTCCGCGACGTTTCCGAGAAGCGCTTGCAGGAAATGCATCTCATCCAGACTGAAAAAATGTCGAGTATCGGCGTGCTGGCCACCGGCATCGCGCATGAAATCAACAATCCTCTGACCTCGGTGGCTGGCTGCGCGGAGGCGCTGCTGCGCCGCTTCCGTGATGAACCCATCCTCAAAGAGGATGTACGCCTCGATGTCTTTCCCCATTATCTCGAAGTGATCGTGCGCGAATCCTACCGCTGCAAGGACATCATCGACCACTTGCTCAGCTTCAGCCGCAAATCCGACGGCACGACCGTCAAGGTCGACATCAACCGCGTTCTGCGCGAGGTAATTGAACTGTTGCGCTACCAGCCGGGCTACCAGAAGATTCAGGTCATCACCGACCTCAGGGGGGATCTCCCGCGCATTTCCGGCGACCCCTCCGGCCTGCGCCAGGTCTGTATGAACCTGCTGGTCAACGCCCATCAGGCCATTGCGGAGCAAGGCCGGGTTGAGGTCAGAACCTCCAGGGAGGATGACACCCGCATCGCGGTCGTGATCAGCGATACGGGCAGCGGCATGGAGCCGCAAATTCGCGAGAAGATCTGGGAGCCATTTTTCACCACAAAAGAAGTAGGCCAGGGCGTCGGCCTCGGCCTGGCCCTGACCTACAACATCATCAAACGCCATGGCGGCGAAATCCGGCTGGAAAGCAGAGTCGGCGCAGGATCGCAATTCACCGTGCTACTGCCCATCGGGCGGGAGGAGCAGCTATGA
- a CDS encoding radical SAM protein produces the protein MIAKLLINGLRFRLLKRRGKPHRLESLSLEVTHRCICRCDMCNIWKTPATVSDLDLTEWLAVLRSPALRHLKELDITGGEPFLRSDLGELIRQIAALQPDHFPALRTLSITTNALLTERVAHIVRESIGPLHARGIDMVLACGVDAVGKLHDRIRNYPGAWGHFEQTLSALNDIRDKHANLILGLKTTIVPLNVHELQRIAEFAAEHQLFTIISPCILTPNRFANLDKAKDLRFSPADIKKMIDFYKSPRFAWSGHREAMLGYLRTGKIVKPCTAGFNTLFARHNGEIFPCPVLAESLGNVRSQSLESLYRCTAANRFRQKVGAFAECSQCTEPGMERIAWPLEGFTLLGFLAERGGKDFRDLVRHMGLDKYL, from the coding sequence GTGATCGCCAAACTTCTCATCAACGGCCTGCGCTTTCGCCTTCTCAAGCGCCGCGGCAAGCCCCACCGGCTCGAATCCCTGAGCCTGGAGGTGACGCACCGCTGCATCTGCCGCTGTGATATGTGCAACATCTGGAAAACACCCGCTACAGTTTCTGACCTGGATCTCACCGAATGGCTCGCCGTGCTTCGCTCGCCGGCGCTTCGGCACCTCAAGGAACTCGACATCACCGGCGGAGAGCCCTTCCTGCGCAGCGACCTGGGTGAACTTATTCGGCAGATCGCCGCTTTGCAGCCTGACCACTTTCCCGCCCTGCGCACCCTGTCGATCACCACAAACGCCCTGCTCACCGAGCGCGTTGCGCACATCGTCCGCGAAAGCATCGGCCCCCTTCACGCGCGCGGCATCGACATGGTTCTGGCTTGCGGCGTGGATGCCGTGGGCAAGCTTCACGATCGCATCCGCAATTATCCCGGCGCCTGGGGGCACTTTGAGCAAACCCTGTCAGCTTTGAATGACATCAGGGACAAACATGCCAACCTGATTCTCGGCCTCAAAACCACGATCGTGCCGCTGAACGTCCACGAACTCCAACGCATTGCCGAATTCGCTGCCGAACACCAGTTGTTTACCATTATCTCCCCGTGCATCCTGACGCCCAACCGCTTTGCCAACCTGGACAAGGCCAAGGATCTGCGCTTCAGCCCCGCAGACATCAAAAAGATGATCGATTTCTACAAAAGTCCCAGGTTCGCCTGGAGCGGCCACCGCGAAGCCATGCTCGGCTATCTCAGAACCGGAAAAATCGTCAAGCCCTGCACGGCGGGCTTCAATACCCTGTTCGCGCGGCACAATGGCGAGATCTTCCCCTGTCCGGTCCTGGCAGAGTCCTTGGGAAATGTCCGGTCGCAGTCTCTGGAGAGTCTCTATCGCTGTACGGCCGCCAACCGCTTTCGCCAAAAGGTCGGAGCCTTTGCCGAATGCAGCCAGTGTACCGAGCCAGGGATGGAGCGCATCGCCTGGCCTCTCGAAGGTTTTACCTTGCTGGGCTTTCTGGCCGAAAGAGGAGGAAAGGATTTCCGCGATCTGGTCCGGCACATGGGACTGGATAAATACCTGTAG
- a CDS encoding VWA domain-containing protein, which translates to METIITRFVAELRKEGLRVSPGESLDAVCALAHGGLEGRGAVRSLLRLTLVKNIHDMESFDRVFERFFSSGANGEGPDPADLLQEAILSMEAEEMLGTNPDMVNENMSLAMVEAGLSPEDLKDLQSLKEIGLDQLDGSEMEIRLKDYQGAMQAPRPSMRMPQNPVTMAFKHPSGQKRPLTFSQQELDAMHDAVSRMLMRLKKDIRRVKNMENRGKIHVIRTIQKNYRHGMVPFHLVLRRRRKQKPRLVVLCDVSFSVSHASQFMLLLLHTLHNRLMDVRSFIFNAELAEITEMLANAPINTMMEAIDSGEIVNLDDNSDYGKVFETFKEKFLENLRGRPAVIFLGDARNNYNKPNDWVLEQLREKAGYMLWLTPEDRELWKRGDCLIDTYGAYCDKVEVVKNVEELNQVVEDLFRNIYLEEDHRSMREIKKAEEEQDDDYRHYYTRGGGNSTPSLDPTGRSHW; encoded by the coding sequence ATGGAAACCATCATCACCAGATTCGTCGCCGAATTGCGCAAGGAAGGTCTGCGGGTCTCACCCGGCGAGAGCCTTGATGCAGTTTGCGCTTTGGCGCATGGCGGTTTGGAAGGACGCGGAGCGGTGCGCAGCCTGCTGCGCCTGACCCTGGTGAAGAATATTCATGACATGGAGAGTTTCGACAGGGTTTTCGAGCGCTTTTTCAGCAGCGGAGCCAACGGCGAGGGACCTGACCCCGCCGACCTGCTGCAGGAAGCGATCCTGAGCATGGAAGCCGAGGAGATGCTCGGCACCAACCCGGACATGGTCAATGAAAACATGAGCCTGGCCATGGTCGAAGCGGGACTGAGCCCCGAAGATCTCAAAGACCTGCAGAGCCTCAAGGAAATCGGTCTCGATCAGCTCGACGGCTCGGAAATGGAGATCCGCCTCAAGGATTACCAGGGGGCGATGCAAGCCCCGCGACCCTCCATGCGCATGCCGCAGAATCCTGTCACCATGGCCTTCAAACACCCCAGCGGGCAAAAGCGTCCTCTGACTTTTTCCCAGCAGGAACTCGACGCCATGCATGATGCGGTTTCGCGCATGCTCATGCGTCTGAAAAAAGACATCCGCCGCGTCAAAAACATGGAGAACCGCGGCAAAATCCATGTCATTCGCACCATCCAGAAAAACTATCGCCACGGCATGGTGCCCTTTCATCTGGTCCTGCGCCGCAGGCGCAAGCAGAAACCACGCCTGGTGGTGCTGTGCGACGTGAGCTTTTCCGTCAGCCATGCCTCTCAATTCATGCTCTTGCTGCTGCATACCCTGCACAACCGTTTGATGGATGTACGCAGCTTCATCTTCAACGCGGAGCTGGCTGAAATCACGGAAATGCTCGCCAATGCGCCCATCAACACGATGATGGAGGCCATTGACAGCGGCGAGATCGTCAACCTGGACGACAACAGCGATTACGGCAAGGTCTTTGAAACCTTCAAAGAGAAATTTCTCGAAAACCTGCGCGGGCGCCCGGCGGTCATTTTTCTCGGCGATGCGCGCAATAACTACAACAAGCCCAATGACTGGGTGCTTGAGCAGTTGCGCGAGAAGGCCGGCTACATGCTGTGGCTGACCCCCGAAGACCGTGAGCTATGGAAAAGGGGCGATTGCCTGATCGATACCTACGGCGCTTATTGCGACAAGGTCGAGGTGGTTAAAAATGTTGAGGAATTAAACCAGGTTGTCGAAGATCTGTTCCGCAATATTTATCTTGAGGAGGACCACCGCTCCATGCGCGAGATCAAAAAAGCCGAGGAAGAGCAGGACGATGATTATCGCCACTATTACACGCGAGGAGGCGGCAATTCGACGCCAAGCCTCGATCCCACAGGGCGCAGCCACTGGTAA
- a CDS encoding AAA family ATPase gives MMTQLEVKDGLRDGGYIADEAIATAVFLALRMEKPILIEGPPGVGKTGLAKTLSQVMDFPLVRLQCYEGIDEGKALYDWEYGKQLLYTQMLRTQLDNRLAEATDLRDAVEQLASEESLFFSRNFLVQRPVLRSFLSEKRSVLLIDEIDRSDDEFEALLLECLSDFQVSIPELGVIEAKRKPLAILTSNGTRMISDALRRRCLYLYIDYPELEREVQIVRARFPDICEELAQQMVGFLRKARELNLRKPPSVSETLDWAEVLSILHVSKLTPDVVANTVGVISKHQADLQRVVELAAEELG, from the coding sequence ATGATGACTCAACTAGAGGTAAAAGATGGGCTGCGCGACGGCGGCTATATCGCCGACGAAGCCATCGCCACCGCAGTTTTTCTCGCACTGCGGATGGAAAAACCAATACTTATCGAGGGACCGCCCGGTGTTGGCAAAACGGGCCTGGCCAAGACCCTCTCCCAGGTCATGGACTTTCCGCTGGTGCGCTTGCAATGCTATGAAGGGATCGACGAAGGCAAGGCTCTCTATGATTGGGAATACGGCAAGCAGCTGCTCTACACCCAGATGCTGCGAACCCAGCTCGACAACCGACTCGCCGAAGCAACCGACCTGCGCGACGCCGTGGAGCAGTTGGCCAGTGAGGAAAGTCTGTTTTTCTCCCGCAATTTTCTGGTCCAACGCCCGGTGCTGCGCAGTTTCCTCTCGGAAAAGCGCTCGGTTCTGCTGATCGACGAGATCGACCGTTCCGATGATGAATTCGAAGCCCTGCTGCTGGAGTGCCTGAGCGATTTTCAGGTGTCGATTCCCGAGTTGGGAGTGATCGAGGCCAAAAGAAAACCCCTGGCCATCCTTACCAGCAACGGCACCCGCATGATTTCCGACGCCCTGCGGCGTCGCTGCCTCTACCTCTACATCGACTACCCTGAGTTGGAGCGCGAAGTGCAGATCGTTCGCGCCCGCTTTCCCGATATCTGTGAAGAACTGGCGCAGCAGATGGTGGGCTTTCTGCGCAAGGCCCGCGAACTCAACCTGCGCAAGCCCCCCAGCGTCTCGGAAACCCTCGACTGGGCGGAAGTCCTTTCCATCCTGCATGTGTCCAAACTGACGCCGGACGTGGTCGCCAACACCGTCGGCGTCATCTCCAAGCATCAGGCCGACCTGCAGCGGGTGGTGGAACTGGCCGCCGAGGAACTAGGCTGA
- a CDS encoding iron-containing alcohol dehydrogenase family protein, giving the protein MPHFKDAKRKLSNERQEYPIRMQHAYPSVNVGWGAHTMVGNEAKALGMSNALIVTTGLRGTGIIETIQGVLKHAGVSSEVFDKATPNPKDFEVMEGAKVLSSGKFDGIISIGGGSTTDCAKAIKLVYSHDGQDVRSFEGAFKATKKNKLPQLAINTTSGTGSEVSCFSIINHTEKMYKMALFDPACTPSKSINDPLLHQCMPGDLAAYTGMDALAHAVEAIASRLCVQSAYGPGLWAITEIFGNLRQSAANRNNDKAIEQMVWAEMAAAYSFNSAGLGIIHSMAHAMGGLYDSPHGLCNAIAMVDVCRLNLPACPERFAMMARAAGINTEGMSDIKAGEKFIDMIQELKDDLGITTRFGDLGLQEKDLDGLSKFAAADICSEGNPVDIGFENMRAVFKGCM; this is encoded by the coding sequence ATGCCCCATTTCAAAGACGCAAAACGCAAGCTCTCCAACGAACGACAGGAATATCCCATCAGGATGCAGCACGCCTACCCTTCGGTGAACGTCGGCTGGGGTGCGCATACCATGGTCGGCAACGAAGCCAAGGCCCTGGGCATGAGCAATGCTCTCATCGTCACCACCGGTCTCAGAGGCACCGGGATCATCGAGACCATCCAGGGCGTGCTCAAGCATGCCGGCGTTTCCTCCGAAGTTTTTGACAAGGCCACCCCCAATCCCAAAGACTTTGAAGTCATGGAGGGCGCCAAGGTGCTTTCCTCGGGCAAGTTCGACGGCATCATCAGCATAGGCGGCGGCAGCACCACCGACTGCGCCAAAGCGATCAAGCTGGTTTACAGCCACGACGGTCAGGACGTGCGCAGTTTCGAAGGCGCCTTCAAAGCGACCAAGAAGAACAAGCTCCCCCAACTCGCCATCAATACCACCTCGGGCACCGGGTCGGAAGTCTCTTGCTTCTCGATCATCAACCACACCGAGAAAATGTACAAAATGGCTCTGTTCGATCCGGCATGCACCCCGAGCAAATCGATCAACGATCCCTTGCTGCACCAGTGCATGCCCGGCGATCTCGCCGCCTACACCGGCATGGATGCTTTGGCCCATGCCGTTGAAGCCATCGCCTCACGCCTGTGCGTACAGTCGGCCTACGGGCCGGGCCTCTGGGCGATCACCGAAATCTTCGGCAACTTGCGTCAGTCGGCTGCCAACCGCAACAACGATAAGGCCATCGAGCAGATGGTGTGGGCGGAGATGGCCGCCGCCTACAGCTTCAACAGCGCCGGTCTGGGCATCATTCACAGCATGGCACACGCCATGGGCGGTCTCTATGACTCACCCCACGGTCTGTGCAACGCCATCGCCATGGTTGACGTATGCCGCCTCAACCTGCCCGCCTGCCCCGAGCGCTTCGCCATGATGGCGCGTGCCGCCGGTATCAATACTGAGGGAATGTCTGACATCAAAGCCGGTGAGAAGTTCATCGATATGATTCAGGAACTCAAGGATGACCTGGGCATCACCACCCGGTTCGGGGATCTCGGGCTGCAGGAAAAAGACCTCGACGGGCTGTCCAAGTTCGCCGCGGCAGACATCTGCTCCGAAGGCAACCCGGTGGATATCGGCTTTGAAAATATGCGCGCCGTGTTCAAAGGCTGCATGTAA
- a CDS encoding radical SAM protein codes for MEPSTATSDNLKGLLRRAGLRPPHTLTLAITGACNLQCRHCWVEGGVSTSAAHVPAAKLRRVMQEFADLGGQGLRLTGGEPLCHPEWLELLRFARHLEMPHLGVQTNANLIKKNQAAALRDLDFSGLSIQVSLDGACATSHDLVRGEGAFAGAMAGLQHLIAAGLAPRLSLFFTEMRHNLDEIPALLERADELGIASVVSGSLVRCGRAAEDALIAPAETEQYLRLLERYETDSGFRALYRKIGRIAALEWQTPNKTTRQDCTFVENPYLTAAGRLYPCVLCHADPYAVSGVFDKPLAEAFSLGAPLWASLLEISRSRAETIPQCHACADRDTCGAGCMGRAWGSCGDFFASEDRCALRRAVYAHRKSAANPS; via the coding sequence ATGGAACCCTCGACCGCAACATCCGACAACCTGAAAGGCCTGCTTCGCCGGGCAGGCCTGCGCCCACCACACACCCTGACTCTTGCCATCACCGGCGCCTGCAATCTGCAATGCCGTCACTGCTGGGTCGAAGGGGGCGTGTCCACCTCCGCCGCGCATGTGCCGGCAGCAAAGCTGCGCCGCGTCATGCAGGAGTTTGCAGATCTAGGTGGCCAGGGCCTGCGCCTGACCGGCGGCGAACCCCTCTGCCATCCCGAATGGCTCGAACTGCTGCGCTTCGCCCGCCATCTCGAAATGCCCCACCTTGGCGTGCAAACCAACGCCAACCTGATCAAAAAAAACCAAGCGGCGGCCTTGCGCGACCTTGATTTTTCCGGACTCTCCATCCAGGTCAGCCTCGACGGGGCGTGCGCCACCAGCCATGATCTGGTGCGCGGCGAGGGCGCCTTCGCCGGGGCCATGGCGGGCTTGCAGCACCTTATTGCCGCAGGACTCGCGCCACGTCTGAGCCTGTTCTTTACAGAGATGCGCCACAACCTCGATGAAATTCCGGCGCTCCTGGAACGCGCCGACGAACTCGGCATCGCCTCCGTCGTCAGCGGCTCGCTGGTGCGCTGCGGCCGTGCTGCCGAGGATGCGCTCATCGCCCCGGCCGAAACCGAGCAATATCTGCGCCTCCTCGAACGCTACGAAACCGATTCCGGCTTCAGGGCTCTTTATCGGAAAATCGGCAGGATCGCCGCCCTGGAATGGCAAACACCGAACAAGACGACGAGACAAGACTGCACCTTTGTCGAAAATCCCTACCTCACCGCGGCCGGTCGCCTCTACCCCTGCGTTCTGTGTCATGCCGACCCCTATGCGGTGAGCGGCGTATTCGACAAACCCCTCGCGGAAGCATTCTCCCTTGGGGCACCCTTGTGGGCATCCCTGCTGGAAATCAGTCGCAGTCGGGCCGAAACAATTCCCCAATGCCACGCCTGCGCCGATCGCGATACCTGCGGCGCGGGCTGCATGGGTCGCGCCTGGGGCAGTTGCGGCGATTTTTTCGCCAGCGAGGACCGCTGCGCCCTGCGCCGCGCCGTTTATGCACATCGCAAATCCGCTGCAAACCCGTCCTGA
- a CDS encoding sigma-54-dependent transcriptional regulator: MSNVKRGDVAKVLIVEDERPLRELLQSELRRSGHRVQVAGNGEEGLARYREEIFNVVLLDIRMPGSDGVEILKQMKSESSVPEIIMFTGHGTIETAVECIKHGAYDYLTKPVKLDELDLVITKAHEKNRLRLENISLKLEMQKLDNHQIVGKSQAITQVLDTVKRWGAVDEHVLIFGESGTGKELVARAVHESSPRAQKPFVTVNCGRLDVNTAESELFGHMQGAFTSAVKGRAGLFELAHQGTLFMDEVSEMTLDVQVKLLRILETGTFRRLGGNRDISVDVRFVFATNKKLEDKVDAGEFRDDLFHRINMLPILIPPLRERAEDILPLAWFFLQSSSGPGQGPWEISPEAMASLRAYHWPGNVRELRNTMRRASILAAERVITADLLPFAPPKLFPAEVQLGATPQAPPLPLWVIEREHIRNVLDKVEGNKSRAAKILEIDRKTLYTKLDRYDLPA; this comes from the coding sequence ATGTCAAATGTAAAGCGTGGCGATGTCGCCAAAGTTCTGATTGTGGAAGACGAAAGACCCCTGCGCGAGCTGCTGCAGTCCGAGCTGCGCCGCAGCGGCCACAGAGTTCAGGTCGCCGGCAATGGCGAGGAAGGACTGGCCCGTTACCGCGAAGAGATTTTCAACGTGGTGCTGCTCGATATCCGCATGCCCGGCAGCGACGGCGTCGAAATACTCAAGCAGATGAAGAGCGAATCCAGCGTTCCCGAGATCATCATGTTCACCGGGCACGGCACCATCGAAACAGCCGTTGAATGCATCAAGCACGGTGCCTACGATTACCTGACCAAGCCCGTCAAGCTCGACGAGCTTGACCTGGTCATCACCAAGGCCCATGAAAAAAACCGCCTGCGACTCGAAAACATCAGCCTTAAACTCGAAATGCAGAAACTCGACAATCACCAGATCGTCGGCAAGAGTCAGGCGATTACGCAGGTGCTCGACACGGTGAAACGCTGGGGGGCCGTCGACGAGCATGTGCTTATTTTCGGTGAGAGCGGTACCGGCAAGGAACTGGTGGCGCGCGCGGTGCACGAAAGCAGTCCCCGGGCGCAAAAACCCTTTGTCACCGTCAATTGCGGGCGCCTTGACGTGAACACCGCCGAGAGCGAGCTGTTCGGCCACATGCAGGGCGCCTTTACCAGCGCGGTCAAAGGTCGCGCAGGGCTGTTCGAACTGGCGCATCAGGGCACGCTGTTCATGGATGAAGTCTCGGAAATGACTCTCGATGTCCAGGTCAAGCTGCTGCGCATCCTCGAAACCGGCACATTCCGGCGCCTGGGGGGAAATCGGGACATCAGCGTCGATGTGCGCTTTGTCTTCGCCACCAACAAAAAGCTCGAAGACAAAGTCGATGCCGGCGAGTTTCGCGATGACCTCTTTCATCGCATCAACATGCTGCCCATTCTTATCCCGCCGCTACGCGAGCGCGCCGAGGACATCCTGCCCCTGGCCTGGTTTTTTCTGCAAAGCAGCTCCGGACCCGGCCAAGGCCCTTGGGAGATATCGCCTGAAGCCATGGCCTCCCTGCGTGCCTACCACTGGCCGGGCAACGTGCGTGAGTTGCGCAACACCATGCGCCGCGCTTCGATTCTGGCCGCAGAGCGGGTGATTACCGCCGATCTATTACCCTTTGCCCCGCCCAAACTCTTTCCTGCCGAGGTTCAGCTCGGCGCGACCCCGCAAGCGCCGCCCCTGCCGCTGTGGGTTATTGAGCGTGAGCACATTCGCAATGTTCTGGACAAGGTTGAAGGCAACAAAAGCAGGGCGGCGAAGATCCTCGAAATCGACCGCAAAACCCTCTACACCAAATTGGACCGCTACGATTTGCCGGCTTAG